One genomic segment of Alicycliphilus denitrificans K601 includes these proteins:
- a CDS encoding isocitrate lyase/PEP mutase family protein, translating to MQHPGTAQIRARRAAFRQLHAAGCFAIPNPWDAGSARWLAGLGFAALATTSSGLAWSRGLPDGKMTLPQVLAHLREMVAATDLPVNADFEHGFAQDAEGVAHNVQQAIATGVAGLSIEDSTGDPAAPLLPLDAAVARMRAARAAIDASGEDVMLVGRAENFFVGRPDLDDAIARLRAYAEAGADCLYAPGIATREQIAAVVAAVAPRPVNVLVGAAGALTMQDLAALGVRRVSVGGALARATWGGFDRAARLLATQGRFDGFAGALPGKELNQFFGA from the coding sequence ATGCAGCACCCCGGCACCGCCCAGATCCGCGCGCGCCGCGCCGCCTTCCGCCAACTGCACGCGGCGGGCTGCTTCGCCATTCCCAACCCCTGGGACGCGGGTTCAGCCCGCTGGCTGGCGGGCCTGGGCTTCGCGGCGCTGGCCACGACCAGCTCGGGCCTGGCCTGGTCGCGCGGCCTGCCCGACGGGAAGATGACGCTCCCGCAGGTCCTGGCGCACCTGCGCGAGATGGTGGCGGCCACCGACCTGCCCGTGAACGCGGACTTCGAGCATGGCTTCGCCCAGGACGCCGAGGGCGTGGCCCACAACGTGCAGCAGGCCATCGCTACCGGCGTGGCGGGGCTGTCGATCGAGGACTCCACGGGCGACCCGGCCGCGCCGCTGCTGCCGTTGGACGCGGCAGTGGCACGCATGCGCGCGGCGCGCGCGGCCATCGACGCATCGGGCGAGGACGTGATGCTGGTCGGACGCGCCGAAAACTTCTTCGTGGGCCGCCCCGACCTCGACGACGCCATTGCCCGCCTGCGCGCCTATGCCGAGGCCGGCGCCGACTGCCTGTACGCGCCCGGCATCGCCACGCGCGAGCAGATCGCAGCCGTGGTGGCGGCGGTGGCGCCCAGGCCGGTAAACGTGCTGGTGGGCGCGGCCGGCGCGCTGACGATGCAGGACCTGGCTGCACTGGGCGTGCGCCGCGTGAGCGTGGGCGGCGCGCTGGCGCGCGCGACCTGGGGCGGCTTCGACCGCGCCGCGCGCCTGCTGGCCACGCAGGGGCGCTTCGACGGCTTTGCCGGCGCGCTGCCGGGCAAGGAACTCAATCAGTTCTTCGGCGCCTGA
- a CDS encoding MlaD family protein, with translation MNEPLPPPAPEELLRPVAHLRLKAAALLLLTLALIVGSVLYLLYARGAFEPTQPLVLTTDDSEGVSVGMDMTFSGFPIGRVRRIELAGDGNVRILVDVAQRDAHWLRESSVFTLVRGLVGGTAIKAYSGVLTDPPLAAGAERPVLRGDATAEIPQLMATARQLLDNLQQLTAQESALGATLAQVRQLSERMNAPGGALGVLMGNEADARKVLQTLERTNQLLARIDAMAARADRQVFGAAGAPGLVPELRAAVVQMNGLLQDARQSLLRVDAVLAEAQAVGANAREATTDLGALRAQVEASLRKVDGLVNEINRKWPFARETELQLP, from the coding sequence ATGAACGAACCCCTGCCACCCCCCGCGCCCGAGGAACTGCTGCGCCCCGTGGCCCATCTGCGCCTGAAGGCGGCGGCGCTGCTGCTGCTCACGCTCGCGCTGATCGTGGGCTCGGTGCTCTACCTGCTGTATGCGCGCGGCGCGTTCGAGCCGACCCAGCCCCTGGTGCTGACCACCGACGACTCCGAAGGCGTCTCGGTCGGCATGGACATGACCTTCTCGGGCTTTCCCATAGGCCGCGTGCGGCGCATCGAGCTGGCGGGCGACGGCAACGTGCGCATCCTGGTCGACGTGGCCCAGCGCGACGCGCACTGGCTGCGCGAGTCCAGCGTGTTCACGCTGGTGCGCGGCCTGGTCGGCGGCACGGCCATCAAGGCCTACAGCGGCGTGCTGACCGACCCGCCGCTGGCGGCCGGGGCCGAGCGCCCGGTGCTGCGCGGCGACGCCACGGCCGAGATCCCGCAGCTCATGGCCACGGCGCGCCAGTTGCTCGACAACCTGCAGCAGCTCACCGCGCAGGAATCGGCGCTGGGCGCCACGCTGGCCCAGGTGCGCCAGCTGAGCGAGCGCATGAACGCGCCGGGCGGGGCGCTGGGCGTGCTGATGGGCAACGAGGCCGACGCGCGCAAGGTGCTGCAGACGCTGGAGCGCACCAACCAGCTGCTCGCGCGCATCGACGCCATGGCGGCCCGGGCCGACCGGCAGGTCTTCGGCGCGGCGGGCGCGCCCGGCCTGGTGCCCGAGCTGCGCGCCGCCGTGGTGCAGATGAACGGCCTGCTGCAGGACGCGCGCCAGAGCCTGCTGCGCGTGGACGCCGTGCTGGCCGAGGCCCAGGCCGTGGGCGCCAACGCGCGCGAGGCCACGACCGACCTGGGCGCGCTGCGCGCCCAGGTGGAGGCCAGCCTGCGCAAGGTGGACGGCCTGGTCAACGAGATCAACCGCAAATGGCCCTTCGCGCGCGAGACGGAGCTGCAATTGCCATGA
- a CDS encoding MlaE family ABC transporter permease codes for MTTTGLHPASLPRRAWALAVRWALAWWRIIDLGAVVLVLVLSPSSYRPAARERLARQMLADTAPILLGFTALAALLSLVITHIVVVTALSYGLTRYALEMVIRVLVLELIPLTAALFVAMRTTIPSGVQLARLRQTGRLQALRERGADPVRMELLPRVLAGVHASITLAALSCAVALVMAYLGVYGFNTAGLPAYTRMFGQVFTPSITLVFALKTLLFSLAVALIPMASGLYPPHSGTARDRQDQTGQGGLARMFAVLLLIETVSLMGNYY; via the coding sequence ATGACCACCACCGGCCTGCACCCCGCCAGCCTGCCCCGGCGCGCCTGGGCGCTGGCCGTGCGCTGGGCCCTGGCCTGGTGGCGCATCATCGACCTGGGCGCGGTGGTGCTGGTGCTGGTGCTCTCGCCGTCGAGCTACCGGCCCGCCGCGCGCGAGCGCCTGGCGCGCCAGATGCTGGCGGACACGGCGCCCATCCTGCTGGGCTTCACGGCGCTGGCGGCGCTCCTGAGCCTGGTCATCACCCACATCGTGGTCGTCACCGCGCTCAGCTACGGCCTGACGCGCTATGCGCTGGAGATGGTGATCCGCGTGCTGGTGCTGGAGCTGATCCCGCTGACCGCCGCGCTGTTCGTGGCCATGCGCACCACCATCCCCAGCGGCGTGCAGCTGGCGCGGCTGCGTCAGACGGGCCGGCTGCAGGCGCTGCGCGAGCGCGGCGCCGACCCGGTGCGCATGGAGCTGCTGCCGCGCGTGCTCGCGGGCGTGCATGCCAGCATCACGCTGGCGGCGCTGTCGTGCGCGGTGGCTCTGGTCATGGCCTACCTGGGCGTGTACGGATTCAACACCGCGGGCCTGCCCGCGTACACGCGCATGTTCGGCCAGGTATTCACGCCCTCGATCACGCTGGTGTTCGCGCTCAAGACCCTGCTGTTCAGCCTGGCCGTGGCGCTGATCCCCATGGCCTCGGGCCTGTACCCGCCGCACTCCGGCACCGCACGGGATCGGCAGGACCAGACCGGGCAGGGCGGCTTGGCGCGCATGTTCGCCGTGCTGCTGCTGATCGAGACGGTTTCGCTGATGGGCAACTACTACTGA
- a CDS encoding Cd(II)/Pb(II)-responsive transcriptional regulator translates to MLKQSPRHRIGNAARLSGVPPANIRYYEKEGLLPAQARADNRYRLYSDEEVHRLRFVRLCRAMDMSLDEVRTLLALDVAAPTADHAACATLDEHLDHVRTRLAELRTLEQELLALRERCDGTGGHCHVIEALHERADADPVPAPAPLARRHV, encoded by the coding sequence ATGCTCAAGCAAAGCCCCCGCCACCGCATCGGCAATGCCGCCCGGCTCTCGGGCGTGCCGCCGGCCAACATCCGCTATTACGAAAAGGAAGGCCTGCTGCCGGCCCAGGCGCGCGCCGACAACCGCTACCGCCTCTACAGCGACGAGGAGGTGCACCGCCTGCGCTTCGTGCGGCTGTGCCGGGCCATGGACATGTCGCTCGACGAGGTGCGCACGCTGCTGGCCCTGGACGTGGCGGCGCCCACGGCCGACCATGCCGCCTGCGCCACGCTGGACGAGCACCTGGATCATGTGCGCACGCGCCTGGCTGAGCTGCGCACGCTGGAGCAGGAGCTGCTGGCGCTGCGCGAACGCTGCGACGGCACGGGCGGGCACTGCCACGTGATCGAGGCGCTGCACGAGCGCGCCGACGCCGATCCCGTGCCGGCGCCCGCGCCGCTGGCCAGGCGCCACGTGTGA